From Microbacterium pseudoresistens, the proteins below share one genomic window:
- a CDS encoding heme/hemin ABC transporter substrate-binding protein, with translation MRRGARPPRHAARLLALVIGAGLLAGTAGCAASAAEHAPAAPPATAATALPGLDELVPVEDPRAWEGPSTALLDDVAVEPVAADPRVTLPVTVTSHDQAGDVEVTIDDTSRLLAIDRAGSLAATVWGLGLGDLLIGRDAATTFPGTEDLPVVTGSGHTVDVERIVALAPTAVLTDGSIGPRDVVEQLRDVGIPVVFLDNEPSFDGAAQLARDVAAALGAPESGELLAARITDDVAAVTSQIAGITPADPADRVRMLFLYVRGSAGVYYLFGEESGADALITALGGVDVAGELGWEGMRPMTDEAMVAADPDLILVMTHGIESAGGVDGLIEEKTALAVTAAGQHRRFVDMDDAQILSFGPHSAGVLTALARAVYAPDLTLRAEEPAS, from the coding sequence ATGAGACGCGGCGCGCGCCCACCGCGCCACGCCGCCCGGCTGCTCGCTCTCGTCATCGGCGCCGGGCTGCTGGCCGGAACGGCCGGATGCGCGGCGTCGGCCGCCGAGCATGCCCCCGCGGCCCCGCCAGCCACGGCAGCCACCGCCCTGCCCGGCCTCGACGAGCTCGTGCCGGTCGAGGATCCGCGGGCCTGGGAGGGGCCGTCGACGGCGCTGCTCGACGACGTCGCCGTCGAACCGGTCGCCGCCGACCCGCGGGTGACGCTGCCGGTGACGGTGACCTCGCATGACCAGGCCGGAGATGTCGAGGTCACGATCGATGACACGTCGCGCCTGCTCGCCATCGACCGCGCGGGGTCCCTCGCCGCCACCGTGTGGGGTCTGGGGCTGGGCGATCTGCTCATCGGCCGCGATGCCGCCACGACGTTCCCCGGCACCGAAGACCTGCCGGTCGTGACCGGATCGGGCCACACCGTCGACGTCGAGCGGATCGTCGCGCTCGCCCCGACCGCCGTGCTCACCGACGGATCCATCGGCCCCCGCGACGTCGTCGAGCAGCTGCGCGATGTGGGCATCCCCGTCGTCTTCCTCGACAACGAGCCCTCGTTCGACGGCGCCGCGCAGCTCGCGCGCGACGTGGCCGCAGCGCTCGGTGCCCCCGAGTCCGGCGAGCTGCTGGCCGCCCGGATCACCGACGACGTGGCCGCGGTCACATCGCAGATCGCAGGGATCACCCCGGCCGACCCCGCCGACCGGGTGCGGATGCTCTTCCTCTACGTGCGCGGCTCGGCCGGCGTCTACTACCTGTTCGGCGAGGAGTCTGGCGCCGACGCCCTCATCACGGCCCTCGGCGGCGTCGACGTGGCGGGTGAGCTGGGCTGGGAGGGGATGCGCCCGATGACCGACGAGGCGATGGTCGCCGCCGACCCCGATCTCATCCTCGTGATGACGCACGGCATCGAGTCGGCTGGCGGCGTGGACGGGCTGATCGAGGAGAAGACCGCGCTCGCGGTGACGGCCGCGGGCCAGCACCGGCGCTTCGTCGACATGGACGATGCGCAGATCCTCTCGTTCGGGCCGCACTCCGCAGGGGTTCTCACGGCGCTCGCCCGCGCCGTGTACGCCCCGGATCTGACCCTGCGCGCGGAGGAGCCCGCGTCGTGA
- a CDS encoding HtaA domain-containing protein → MRHPAHRAAVRDGGGEVAMSSRTLLSVLGLGALAAAAIAPLAPAAPAQAADGTVCTVSDGTLTWGFKESFRSYISGSIANGSWEAMDGATYETPVFTWSGAHGEIDAAGHGEISFTGSVLFTGHGGLLQTTIAEPVLVLDDAGAHLSLDITGVSMDDALAGGEVTPEVREGVPFAALELPALDWAAPQIAAVDIPATVTAEGFEAFGSYEAGTPLDPISIALTSTCETEKKPAEETTAPVDDTTDAAFDAPGADGGSADDGSWVPWAIGGAAVFIVAAGATALLVRRRGAGSGEASDAAHAPDDAPGGTA, encoded by the coding sequence ATGCGTCATCCCGCACATCGAGCCGCCGTCCGTGACGGCGGCGGAGAGGTCGCCATGTCGTCGCGCACCCTTCTGTCCGTCCTCGGCCTCGGGGCCCTCGCCGCCGCGGCGATCGCTCCGCTGGCACCCGCCGCCCCGGCGCAGGCGGCCGACGGCACGGTGTGCACGGTATCCGACGGCACGCTGACGTGGGGCTTCAAGGAGTCGTTCCGCTCGTACATCTCGGGCTCGATCGCCAACGGCTCCTGGGAGGCGATGGACGGCGCGACCTACGAGACTCCCGTGTTCACCTGGAGCGGCGCGCACGGCGAGATCGACGCCGCGGGCCACGGCGAGATCTCCTTCACCGGCAGCGTGCTCTTCACCGGCCACGGCGGCCTGCTGCAGACGACCATCGCCGAGCCGGTGCTCGTGCTCGATGACGCCGGCGCGCATCTGTCGCTCGACATCACCGGCGTCTCGATGGACGACGCGCTCGCCGGCGGCGAGGTGACGCCCGAGGTGCGCGAGGGCGTGCCGTTCGCCGCTCTCGAGCTGCCCGCACTGGACTGGGCGGCACCGCAGATCGCCGCCGTCGACATCCCCGCCACGGTCACCGCCGAGGGCTTCGAGGCGTTCGGCAGCTACGAGGCGGGCACGCCGCTCGACCCGATCTCGATCGCGCTCACCAGCACGTGCGAGACCGAGAAGAAGCCCGCCGAGGAGACCACGGCGCCCGTCGACGACACGACGGACGCCGCGTTCGACGCCCCCGGTGCCGACGGCGGATCGGCCGACGATGGATCGTGGGTGCCGTGGGCGATCGGAGGCGCCGCGGTCTTCATCGTCGCCGCCGGGGCGACCGCACTGCTCGTGCGCCGCCGCGGAGCCGGTTCGGGCGAGGCATCCGATGCGGCACACGCTCCCGACGACGCCCCCGGCGGCACGGCATGA
- a CDS encoding GNAT family N-acetyltransferase → MTATLARPTMDLFDSWAAAVAEFGGGHIDGAGLNDDAAADRATCADLVARAALYADRAATLPDDRVPCDFFWILDDGEVAGFIAFRLELNDFLRRVGGHIGYSVRASRRRRGLASTALGLVLDRARAEGFERVMLTCDDDNIGSARTIEGAGGVLQDVIDAKDAGHPRLRRYWIPLG, encoded by the coding sequence ATGACCGCTACGCTCGCACGCCCCACGATGGATCTTTTCGACTCGTGGGCGGCGGCCGTCGCGGAGTTCGGCGGAGGGCACATCGACGGTGCGGGGCTGAACGACGATGCCGCGGCGGATCGCGCCACGTGCGCCGACCTCGTCGCCAGGGCGGCGCTGTACGCCGACCGCGCGGCCACCCTGCCCGACGACCGCGTGCCGTGCGACTTCTTCTGGATCCTCGACGACGGCGAGGTGGCGGGGTTCATCGCGTTCCGCCTCGAGCTCAACGACTTCCTGCGCCGCGTCGGAGGGCATATCGGCTACTCGGTGCGCGCCTCGCGCCGCCGCCGAGGACTCGCCTCGACGGCGCTGGGCCTCGTGCTCGACCGGGCCAGAGCCGAGGGGTTCGAGCGGGTGATGCTCACCTGCGACGACGACAACATCGGCTCGGCGCGGACGATCGAGGGCGCGGGCGGCGTGCTGCAGGACGTCATCGACGCGAAGGATGCCGGGCATCCGCGCCTGCGCCGCTATTGGATCCCGCTCGGCTGA
- a CDS encoding sterol carrier family protein codes for MARTIDTAAGRAALTAVADARATGDKPARTELATAVRYLLQLLDEKAPGGTVEVRVPPFGAVQVVQGPRHTRGTPPNVVEMDAATWIAVATGIEAWADAAASGRIRASGTRADLDGLLPLRP; via the coding sequence GTGGCACGCACCATCGACACCGCCGCCGGGCGCGCGGCGCTGACCGCCGTCGCGGATGCCCGCGCGACAGGCGACAAGCCCGCGCGCACGGAGCTGGCGACGGCCGTGCGCTACCTGCTGCAGCTGCTCGACGAGAAGGCGCCGGGAGGCACCGTCGAGGTGCGCGTGCCGCCGTTCGGCGCCGTACAGGTCGTGCAGGGTCCCCGGCACACCCGCGGCACCCCGCCGAACGTCGTCGAGATGGATGCCGCGACCTGGATCGCCGTGGCGACCGGAATCGAGGCATGGGCCGATGCTGCAGCATCCGGTCGCATCCGCGCCTCGGGTACGCGCGCCGACCTCGACGGGCTCCTTCCGCTGAGACCCTGA
- a CDS encoding DHA2 family efflux MFS transporter permease subunit, which produces MTDSLRTASSGASPTAPERSPWPALWALVIGFFMILVDTTIVSVANPAIKAALDPDSNNLDRVVWVTSAYLLAYAVPLLITGRLGDRFGPKNIYLIGLAIFTVASLWCGLSITLDGLIWARAAQGIGAALLTPQTMAMITRTFPPERRGAAMGLWGGASGVAMLVGPLAGGFLVDGLGWEWIFFINLPVGVIGFILAWILVPKLETHKHRFDVPGVFLSAIALFLIVFGLQEGEAYDWGVIWGPISVWGLIIAGVVVMGLFLWYQTRTRNEPLVPMELFRTRNFTWSNITIVIVGFTVTSQGLPLMFFLQLARGLTPTESALLMIPMALAAGVISPFAGKLLDRIDPRLMLVPGLLCVAVSLFLFAMMMNTDTAIGWMLIPSAILGFGNAGMWGPLATTATRDLPPRQAGAGSGIYNTMRTIGSVLGSAAIAAFMQSRLEANLPGMDEAPSGFGGGAMPEMIAKPFADAMAQTMLLPASFILLGVVAVLFLRRPKHLR; this is translated from the coding sequence ATGACCGACTCCCTCCGTACCGCTTCGAGCGGCGCATCCCCCACGGCTCCGGAGCGCAGTCCGTGGCCCGCGCTGTGGGCGCTCGTCATCGGGTTCTTCATGATCCTCGTCGACACGACGATCGTGAGCGTGGCGAACCCGGCGATCAAGGCCGCCCTCGATCCCGACTCCAACAACCTCGACCGGGTCGTGTGGGTCACCAGCGCCTACCTGCTCGCCTACGCCGTGCCGCTGCTCATCACCGGCCGCCTGGGCGACCGGTTCGGGCCGAAGAACATCTACCTCATCGGGCTGGCTATCTTCACCGTCGCCTCGCTGTGGTGCGGTCTGTCGATCACACTCGACGGCCTGATCTGGGCCCGTGCCGCGCAGGGCATCGGCGCAGCGCTGCTCACCCCGCAGACGATGGCCATGATCACCCGCACATTCCCGCCCGAGCGCCGCGGCGCAGCGATGGGCCTGTGGGGCGGCGCATCCGGAGTCGCCATGCTCGTGGGGCCGCTCGCCGGCGGATTCCTCGTCGACGGCCTCGGCTGGGAGTGGATCTTCTTCATCAACCTGCCCGTCGGCGTGATCGGATTCATCCTCGCGTGGATCCTCGTTCCCAAGCTCGAAACGCACAAGCACCGCTTCGACGTGCCTGGTGTCTTCCTCAGCGCGATCGCCCTGTTCCTCATCGTGTTCGGGCTGCAGGAGGGCGAGGCCTACGACTGGGGCGTCATCTGGGGGCCCATCTCGGTCTGGGGGCTCATCATCGCCGGCGTCGTGGTGATGGGGCTGTTCCTCTGGTACCAGACGCGCACGAGGAACGAGCCGCTCGTGCCGATGGAGCTGTTCCGCACGCGCAACTTCACCTGGTCGAACATCACGATCGTCATCGTCGGGTTCACCGTCACCTCTCAGGGGCTGCCGCTGATGTTCTTCCTGCAGCTGGCCCGCGGGCTCACCCCCACGGAGTCGGCGCTGCTGATGATCCCGATGGCGCTCGCCGCCGGAGTGATCTCGCCCTTCGCGGGCAAGCTGCTCGACCGGATCGATCCGCGCCTCATGCTCGTGCCAGGCCTGCTGTGCGTTGCCGTGTCGCTGTTCCTGTTCGCGATGATGATGAACACCGACACGGCGATCGGCTGGATGCTCATCCCTTCCGCCATCCTCGGCTTCGGCAACGCGGGCATGTGGGGTCCGCTGGCCACCACGGCGACGCGCGACCTGCCGCCGCGCCAGGCCGGCGCCGGATCGGGCATCTACAACACGATGCGCACGATCGGATCCGTGCTCGGGTCGGCCGCGATCGCGGCGTTCATGCAGAGCCGTCTCGAAGCGAACCTCCCCGGTATGGACGAGGCGCCGAGCGGATTCGGCGGAGGCGCCATGCCCGAGATGATCGCGAAACCCTTCGCCGATGCGATGGCGCAGACGATGCTGCTGCCGGCGTCGTTCATCCTGCTCGGCGTCGTGGCGGTGCTGTTCCTGCGCCGCCCGAAGCACCTCCGCTGA
- a CDS encoding potassium transporter Trk, whose amino-acid sequence MSSASQAASGERVEARVRRAPRIGVFLALGAIAGIVVAGILTLTGSYEPSEVLDVVYPPMQVFGFLLLWTVPLGLGLGGLVAVVIDRVTRRRSHIVQVDRETVSDAE is encoded by the coding sequence ATGAGTTCCGCATCCCAGGCCGCATCCGGCGAGAGAGTCGAGGCCCGCGTGCGCCGTGCGCCGCGGATCGGCGTGTTCCTCGCGCTCGGCGCGATCGCCGGGATCGTCGTCGCGGGCATCCTCACGCTCACCGGGAGCTACGAGCCCTCCGAGGTGCTCGACGTCGTCTACCCGCCCATGCAGGTCTTCGGATTCCTGCTGCTGTGGACGGTCCCGCTGGGGCTCGGTCTCGGCGGCCTCGTCGCCGTGGTGATCGACCGCGTCACGCGCCGCCGCTCGCACATCGTGCAGGTCGACCGCGAGACCGTCTCCGACGCCGAGTAG
- the purD gene encoding phosphoribosylamine--glycine ligase, producing the protein MKILVLGSGAREHAIILALRAEQDAHDVFAAPGNAGIAQDATLVDLDPLDGAAVAGFADAQAIDLVVIGPEAPLVAGVADVLRGRGIPVFGPGKAAAQLEGSKAFAKRIMDAAGVPTGRAVRAASTAEVEAAFDELGAPHVVKADGLAAGKGVIVTGDRAEALAHAEQYLPSGPVLVEEFLSGPEVSLFFLSDGDTVRALTPAQDFKRAFDGDAGPNTGGMGAYSPLPWLAERFGDEAAFVAEVTDTVALPVIRQLDAEGTPFIGLLYAGLILTDGGVRVIEFNVRFGDPETQVVLPRLITPLSELLLAAASGTLEDQPQPAFSDEVAVTVVLASEGYPESPQTGRLIEGLDEAAAVEGVRIVHAATGAPDAPDGSLVATGGRVLNVVATGSDFADARARAYEAIGRIRLDGAHHRTDIAARVAS; encoded by the coding sequence GTGAAGATCCTCGTCCTCGGTTCCGGTGCCCGTGAGCACGCGATCATCCTCGCCCTTCGTGCGGAGCAGGACGCGCACGACGTGTTCGCCGCCCCGGGCAACGCGGGGATCGCGCAGGACGCGACGCTCGTCGACCTCGATCCGCTCGACGGCGCTGCCGTCGCCGGGTTCGCCGATGCGCAGGCGATCGACCTCGTCGTGATCGGCCCCGAGGCCCCGCTCGTCGCGGGCGTCGCCGATGTGCTGCGCGGTCGCGGCATCCCCGTGTTCGGCCCGGGCAAGGCGGCCGCCCAGCTGGAGGGATCGAAGGCGTTCGCCAAGCGGATCATGGATGCCGCCGGCGTGCCGACCGGGCGCGCGGTGCGGGCCGCGAGCACGGCTGAGGTGGAGGCGGCGTTCGACGAGCTCGGCGCCCCGCACGTCGTCAAGGCCGACGGGCTGGCCGCGGGCAAGGGCGTCATCGTCACGGGCGACCGCGCCGAGGCGCTCGCCCACGCCGAGCAGTATCTGCCCTCGGGCCCCGTGCTCGTGGAGGAGTTCCTCTCCGGCCCCGAGGTGTCGCTCTTCTTCCTCTCCGACGGCGACACGGTGCGCGCGCTCACCCCCGCACAGGACTTCAAGCGCGCCTTCGACGGCGACGCCGGCCCCAACACCGGCGGCATGGGCGCCTATTCGCCGCTGCCGTGGCTGGCCGAGCGCTTCGGCGACGAGGCCGCGTTCGTCGCCGAGGTCACCGACACCGTCGCCCTTCCCGTCATCCGGCAGCTGGATGCCGAGGGCACCCCGTTCATCGGGTTGCTGTACGCGGGGCTCATCCTCACCGACGGCGGCGTTCGGGTCATCGAGTTCAACGTGCGCTTCGGCGACCCCGAGACCCAGGTGGTGCTGCCCCGGCTCATCACGCCGCTGTCCGAGCTACTGCTCGCGGCGGCCTCGGGCACGCTGGAGGACCAACCCCAGCCGGCGTTCTCCGACGAGGTGGCCGTCACCGTCGTGCTCGCCAGCGAGGGCTACCCGGAGAGTCCGCAGACCGGGCGCCTCATCGAAGGGCTCGACGAGGCCGCGGCCGTCGAAGGCGTACGCATCGTGCACGCCGCCACGGGCGCACCGGATGCGCCCGATGGATCGCTCGTGGCAACCGGCGGCCGCGTGCTGAACGTCGTCGCGACGGGTTCGGACTTCGCCGATGCCCGCGCCCGTGCGTACGAGGCGATCGGCCGCATCCGTCTCGACGGCGCGCACCACCGCACCGACATCGCCGCCCGCGTCGCCTCCTGA
- a CDS encoding CoA pyrophosphatase: MSDPPNPEGARAQLIEAARRGPWDPKGLPRLPDDVRIRRSAVLILFGVLDSIPATTQDAVVAKDLDVLLQRRAPTLSSHPGQVSFPGGGYEDDDRDDIDTALREAEEETGLDPSGVEILAALPALPLAVSNHRVTPVLGWWTTPSEVAAVDHAETVEVFRTPVAQLLDPATRFTSTITRAGMTFKGPAFDVDGLIVWGFTAMVLDGLFDAAGWTLPWDRGDERPVTV; the protein is encoded by the coding sequence GTGAGCGATCCGCCGAACCCGGAAGGCGCCAGGGCGCAGCTGATCGAGGCCGCCCGCCGCGGCCCGTGGGACCCGAAGGGGCTGCCGCGGCTTCCCGACGACGTGCGGATCCGCCGATCGGCGGTGCTCATCCTCTTCGGCGTGCTCGACAGCATTCCGGCCACGACGCAGGATGCCGTCGTCGCGAAGGACCTCGACGTGCTGCTGCAACGGCGCGCGCCCACCCTGTCGTCGCATCCGGGGCAGGTCTCGTTCCCCGGCGGCGGGTATGAGGACGACGATCGCGACGACATCGACACCGCCCTGCGCGAGGCCGAGGAGGAGACCGGGCTCGACCCGTCGGGCGTCGAGATCCTCGCCGCCCTTCCCGCACTCCCCCTCGCCGTGAGCAACCACCGCGTCACGCCCGTTCTCGGCTGGTGGACGACGCCGTCCGAGGTCGCGGCCGTGGATCATGCCGAGACCGTCGAGGTGTTCCGCACGCCGGTGGCGCAGCTGCTCGACCCCGCGACCCGGTTCACCTCCACGATCACGCGCGCGGGCATGACGTTCAAGGGGCCGGCGTTCGACGTCGACGGGCTCATCGTGTGGGGGTTCACGGCGATGGTGCTCGACGGCCTGTTCGACGCGGCCGGATGGACGCTGCCGTGGGACAGAGGCGACGAGCGCCCCGTCACCGTCTGA
- a CDS encoding zinc-binding alcohol dehydrogenase has translation MGEKPQWLVREDAGVPVLIALALRQTLGIREPSDLPPLRDRDARTPDAPETTPELERQWRQYWDMTVEPRAHPASVPLELVDGFDTLVALPAEGADELRAAIEPHAGSTLRYAREAQARYTRTVSGSGGNAYRAYASAIAEFERDAGRRAHSFELNVHVLPFTQRGIWWIGSLSVAITDGLRRDVVAFDTAIRPVIADLA, from the coding sequence ATGGGCGAGAAGCCGCAGTGGCTGGTACGCGAAGACGCGGGCGTTCCCGTGCTCATCGCGCTCGCCCTGCGCCAGACGCTCGGCATCCGTGAGCCGTCGGATCTGCCGCCGCTGCGCGACCGCGACGCCCGCACCCCCGATGCTCCGGAGACCACGCCCGAACTGGAGCGGCAGTGGCGTCAGTACTGGGACATGACGGTCGAGCCACGCGCGCATCCCGCATCCGTGCCGCTCGAGCTCGTCGACGGATTCGACACGCTCGTCGCCCTGCCCGCCGAGGGTGCCGACGAGTTGCGCGCCGCGATCGAGCCGCATGCCGGATCGACGCTGCGCTATGCCCGCGAGGCGCAGGCGCGCTACACGCGCACGGTGTCGGGCAGCGGGGGCAACGCCTATCGCGCGTACGCGAGTGCGATCGCCGAGTTCGAGCGCGACGCCGGCAGGCGCGCGCACTCCTTCGAGCTGAACGTGCACGTGCTGCCGTTCACCCAGCGCGGGATCTGGTGGATCGGATCGCTCAGCGTCGCCATCACCGACGGCCTGCGCCGCGACGTCGTCGCCTTCGACACCGCGATCCGTCCCGTCATCGCCGACCTGGCGTAG
- a CDS encoding DUF2249 domain-containing protein produces MRHRTGAAAYVGGEQRREELMAGDTRIDVRDTPKPQRHALILEAFDRLAAGDSILLTNDHEPRHLREDFERELPGSFGWESLGPDEDGSWQVRITKTTRAPLPRLVADTNALFADLDPSSAGSVWQLTPARRDLDANIIALPAGDAIDTHDGPGLDVLFVVLSGSGTLGTETGEIALAPGAVVWLPPRSQRRIDAGAEGLRYLTVHHRKPTLSITPRP; encoded by the coding sequence ATGCGTCATCGAACGGGCGCCGCGGCCTATGTTGGAGGGGAACAGCGACGGGAGGAGCTCATGGCGGGCGACACGAGGATCGACGTCCGCGACACGCCGAAACCGCAGCGCCACGCGCTCATCCTCGAGGCGTTCGATCGGCTCGCGGCCGGCGACAGCATCCTGCTGACGAACGATCACGAGCCCCGCCACCTGCGCGAGGACTTCGAGCGGGAACTGCCCGGGTCGTTCGGATGGGAGTCTCTCGGCCCCGACGAGGACGGCAGCTGGCAGGTGCGCATCACGAAGACGACGCGCGCTCCCCTGCCGCGACTCGTCGCCGATACGAACGCCCTGTTCGCGGACCTCGACCCCTCCAGCGCCGGATCCGTCTGGCAATTGACACCCGCACGGCGCGACCTCGACGCCAACATCATCGCGCTGCCCGCAGGCGACGCGATCGACACGCACGACGGCCCCGGCCTCGACGTGCTGTTCGTCGTGCTGTCCGGATCCGGAACGCTCGGCACCGAGACCGGTGAGATCGCCCTTGCACCGGGCGCGGTCGTCTGGCTGCCCCCGCGCTCGCAGCGCCGCATCGACGCGGGCGCCGAAGGCCTGCGCTACCTCACCGTGCACCACCGCAAGCCGACGCTGTCGATCACCCCGCGCCCGTAG
- a CDS encoding isocitrate lyase — translation MTAYEDDIEAIRALKAQNGSAWDAINPEYVARMRAQNRFKTGLEIAQYTADIMRRDMAEYDGDSSVYTQSLGVWHGFIGQQKLISIKKHLKSTNKRYLYLSGWMVAALRSEFGPLPDQSMHEKTSVPALIEELYTFLRQADARELDLLFTKLDEARLAGDETAVEFIQSQIDNHETHVVPIIADIDAGFGNPEATYLLAKKMIEAGACAIQIENQVSDEKQCGHQDGKVTVPHDDFIAKLNAVRYAFLELGIDNGVIVARTDSLGAGLTQKLAVSSAPGDLGDQYNAFLDVEEIGEDALSDGDVVIRRDGRLLRPKRLASNLYQFRPGTGEDRVVLDCITSLRHGADLLWIETEKPHVEQIAGMVDRIREEIPNAKLVYNNSPSFNWTLNFRQQAYDQLAEQGVDVSAYDRGDLMSVDYDGTELAELADEKIRTFQKDGSARAGIFHHLITLPTYHTAALSTDDLAKGYFGEEGMLAYVRGVQRREIREGIATVKHQNMAGSDIGDNHKEYFAGDAALKAGGKDNTMNQFG, via the coding sequence ATGACCGCTTACGAAGACGACATCGAGGCCATCCGTGCGCTCAAGGCGCAGAACGGATCGGCCTGGGACGCGATCAACCCCGAGTACGTCGCCCGGATGCGGGCGCAGAACCGGTTCAAGACGGGGCTCGAGATCGCCCAGTACACCGCCGACATCATGCGCCGCGACATGGCCGAGTACGACGGCGACTCCTCCGTTTACACGCAGTCGCTCGGCGTCTGGCACGGCTTCATCGGGCAGCAGAAGCTCATCTCGATCAAGAAGCACCTGAAGTCCACCAACAAGCGCTACCTGTACCTGTCGGGCTGGATGGTGGCGGCCCTGCGCTCCGAGTTCGGCCCGCTGCCCGACCAGTCGATGCATGAGAAGACCTCGGTGCCCGCGCTCATCGAGGAGCTCTACACGTTCCTCCGCCAGGCCGACGCCCGCGAGCTCGACCTGCTGTTCACGAAGCTCGACGAGGCGCGTCTCGCGGGCGACGAGACGGCCGTGGAGTTCATCCAGTCGCAGATCGACAACCACGAGACCCACGTCGTGCCGATCATCGCCGACATCGACGCCGGCTTCGGCAACCCCGAGGCCACCTACCTGCTCGCGAAGAAGATGATCGAGGCGGGCGCCTGTGCCATCCAGATCGAGAACCAGGTGTCGGACGAGAAGCAGTGCGGTCACCAGGACGGCAAGGTCACCGTTCCGCACGACGACTTCATCGCCAAGCTCAATGCCGTGCGCTACGCGTTCCTCGAACTGGGAATCGACAACGGCGTGATCGTCGCCCGCACCGACTCGCTCGGTGCCGGTCTCACTCAGAAGCTCGCGGTGTCGAGCGCACCAGGTGACCTGGGCGACCAGTACAACGCGTTCCTCGACGTCGAGGAGATCGGCGAGGATGCGCTGAGCGACGGTGACGTCGTCATCCGCCGCGACGGCAGGCTGCTGCGTCCGAAGCGCCTGGCGAGCAACCTGTACCAGTTCCGCCCCGGCACCGGCGAGGACCGGGTCGTGCTCGACTGCATCACATCGCTGCGCCACGGCGCCGACCTGCTGTGGATCGAGACGGAGAAGCCGCATGTCGAGCAGATCGCCGGAATGGTCGACCGCATCCGCGAGGAGATCCCGAACGCCAAGCTCGTCTACAACAACAGTCCGTCGTTCAACTGGACGCTCAACTTCCGCCAGCAGGCGTACGACCAGCTCGCGGAGCAGGGCGTCGACGTCTCGGCCTACGACCGCGGCGACCTGATGAGCGTCGACTACGACGGCACCGAGCTGGCGGAGCTGGCGGATGAGAAGATCCGCACCTTCCAGAAGGACGGCTCGGCCCGCGCCGGCATCTTCCACCACCTCATCACCCTGCCGACCTACCACACGGCGGCCCTCTCGACGGATGACCTGGCCAAGGGCTACTTCGGCGAGGAGGGCATGCTCGCCTACGTGCGGGGCGTGCAGCGCCGAGAGATCCGTGAGGGCATCGCCACCGTCAAGCACCAGAACATGGCCGGCTCCGACATCGGCGACAACCACAAGGAGTACTTCGCCGGCGACGCAGCGCTGAAGGCCGGTGGCAAGGACAACACGATGAACCAGTTCGGCTGA
- a CDS encoding PadR family transcriptional regulator — translation MPEPKLTPLGVMVLALLREADMHPYEMVRLLRMRRDERLVKVTNGTLYHCVNRMLEQGLIEKVGTDREGNRPERTTYALTDAGHNAMHSWIREELSRIDRPAQFRVALAEAHNVERDDAVALLRIRRVALADEAQIHRDGFANARDKGVPAQFLIEIERQQALLDAEVVWLDALLSRLGADEIPWGSAGHLDTDRYLAQRKAAAQ, via the coding sequence GTGCCGGAGCCGAAGCTCACCCCTCTCGGGGTCATGGTGCTCGCGCTGCTGCGCGAAGCCGACATGCACCCGTACGAGATGGTGCGACTGCTGCGCATGCGGCGCGACGAGCGCCTCGTCAAGGTCACCAACGGCACGCTCTACCACTGCGTGAACCGGATGCTCGAGCAGGGCCTGATCGAGAAGGTCGGCACCGACCGCGAGGGCAACCGACCCGAGCGCACCACCTACGCGCTCACGGATGCCGGCCACAACGCCATGCACTCGTGGATCCGCGAAGAGCTCAGCCGCATCGATCGGCCCGCCCAGTTCCGCGTCGCGCTCGCCGAGGCGCACAACGTGGAGCGCGACGACGCCGTCGCCCTGCTCCGCATCCGCCGGGTCGCCCTTGCCGACGAGGCGCAGATCCACCGCGACGGGTTCGCGAACGCGCGGGACAAGGGGGTCCCTGCCCAGTTCCTCATCGAGATCGAGCGGCAGCAGGCGCTCCTCGACGCCGAGGTCGTCTGGCTCGACGCCCTCCTCTCCCGCCTCGGGGCCGACGAGATCCCATGGGGATCCGCCGGTCATCTCGACACAGACCGCTATCTCGCCCAGCGAAAGGCCGCCGCACAATGA